The proteins below are encoded in one region of Apium graveolens cultivar Ventura chromosome 4, ASM990537v1, whole genome shotgun sequence:
- the LOC141720146 gene encoding putative F-box protein PP2-B12 has protein sequence MVAPRQLAIVPWWWQWLYDSNSRFSEEVAVLDKGRCVDIRGKMKIGIFVNEREEVPDDEASIVYPDPRTSAHNIEQRNGEFSRWRKDEWMEIKIAEFETGARDDDDEMETRFMSTDTNVLKAGLIVQGFEFRPKQPMAVV, from the exons ATGGTAGCTCCTAGGCAGCTTGCCATTGTTCCTTGGTGGTGGCAATGGTTATATGATAGTAACTCAAG ATTTTCAGAGGAGGTTGCTGTACTTGACAAGGGGCGGTGTGTTGATATTCGTGGCAAAATGAAAATTGGAAT ATTTGTTAATGAAAGAGAGGAGGTGCCTGATGATGAAGCTAGCATAGTTTATCCTGATCCAAGAACATCTGCACACAACATTGAGCAACGAAATGGAGAGTTTAGTCGGTGGAGGAAGGACGAATGGATGGAGATTAAGATAGCAGAGTTTGAGACTGGTGCAAGAGATGATGATGATGAGATGGAGACGCGATTTATGTCAACTGATACAAATGTACTCAAGGCTGGCCTTATCGTACAAGGTTTCGAGTTTAGGCCTAAACAACCCATGGCAGTTGTTTAA